One Pectobacterium polaris DNA window includes the following coding sequences:
- a CDS encoding MFS transporter has translation MPTTSCYYKNNRNFWIFGAFFFLYFFIMATCFPFLPIWLADVIGLNKTDTGIVFSFLSLFAILFQPFLGILSDKLGMKKHLLWVISVLLLFFAPFFLYVFAPLLKINVILGALVGGLYIGFSFSAGAGAIEAYIERISRQHNFEYGKARMFGCFGWGICASTAGMLFNINPDIVFWMGSGSAIILIVLLCLAKTESNPTAAVMDSLGANASPFSVKLALGLLANRQFWLLVLYVVGVACIYDVYDQQFANFFKSFFSSQEQGNQIFGFVTTAGEAANALVMFCTPWLINRIGAKNALLVAGTIMSIRILGSACATSITEVIILKMLHAFEVPLLLIGIFKYIANTFDSRLSATIYLVGFQFAKQFMAIFLSSAAGNLYDRIGFNQTYLILGGIALTFTAISAFTLSSSRSSAGMSSQAAH, from the coding sequence ATGCCTACAACCTCGTGCTACTACAAAAACAACCGTAACTTCTGGATTTTCGGCGCGTTCTTCTTTCTTTATTTCTTTATCATGGCGACGTGCTTTCCGTTTTTGCCAATTTGGCTGGCGGACGTTATCGGGCTCAACAAGACCGATACTGGCATCGTTTTTTCCTTCCTGTCGTTGTTCGCGATCCTGTTTCAGCCTTTCCTCGGCATCCTGTCCGATAAGCTGGGCATGAAGAAGCACCTGCTATGGGTGATCTCTGTACTGTTGCTCTTTTTTGCCCCTTTCTTTCTGTATGTCTTCGCTCCGCTATTAAAAATCAACGTGATACTGGGTGCTTTAGTCGGCGGCCTGTATATCGGATTTTCTTTCAGCGCGGGAGCGGGAGCCATTGAAGCCTACATCGAACGCATCAGCCGACAGCACAACTTTGAGTACGGCAAGGCGCGCATGTTTGGCTGTTTTGGCTGGGGAATTTGCGCTTCAACGGCGGGCATGTTGTTTAACATCAACCCCGATATCGTGTTCTGGATGGGATCCGGCTCGGCAATTATCTTGATTGTGTTGCTGTGTCTGGCGAAGACGGAAAGCAACCCGACCGCCGCCGTCATGGATTCACTCGGGGCCAACGCCTCGCCTTTTAGTGTGAAGCTGGCGTTAGGATTGCTGGCCAATCGTCAGTTCTGGCTGCTGGTGCTGTACGTGGTCGGCGTCGCCTGTATTTATGACGTCTACGATCAGCAATTCGCTAATTTCTTTAAATCATTCTTTAGCTCGCAGGAACAGGGCAACCAGATCTTTGGTTTTGTCACCACCGCCGGGGAAGCGGCGAATGCGCTGGTGATGTTCTGTACGCCGTGGCTTATTAACCGGATCGGCGCTAAAAATGCGCTTCTGGTGGCGGGAACGATTATGTCGATCAGGATTTTGGGATCGGCCTGTGCCACCTCCATCACGGAGGTGATCATACTGAAAATGCTGCACGCCTTCGAAGTACCGCTGCTGCTTATCGGGATTTTCAAATACATCGCCAATACTTTTGATTCGCGCCTGTCGGCCACGATTTATCTAGTGGGCTTCCAGTTCGCCAAGCAGTTTATGGCGATATTCCTCTCCTCCGCGGCGGGCAATCTGTATGACCGTATCGGCTTCAACCAGACTTACCTTATTCTGGGCGGCATCGCGCTTACCTTTACTGCAATTTCCGCCTTTACGCTGTCATCGTCACGTAGCTCGGCGGGAATGAGTTCTCAGGCTGCACATTAA
- a CDS encoding alpha-galactosidase yields the protein MMRDIVQLTSAQCDVIVRCAPAAEILYWGPRLRGFSPEDIISLQRPVANGRLDVDLPLTLAMEYGRGQFGSPGIEGHRSGYDAAPIFTTTQADVQDNTLTITAEDAQAGLRMISELRLDPQTDVLQLRHTLENLRADAWQVQRLAVTLPIPERASDVMAFHGRWLREFQAHRLTLQHGGFIQESRRGRSSHEYFPAFILGESAFSEQRGSVWGVHLGWSGNHRLRADIKTDGRRVVQAEALYLPGEITLAQSESLTTPWVYAAFSDTGLNGMSQRYHTFLRQSLIQFSGDKPRPVHLNTWEGIYFDHDPEYIMQMASKAADVGVERFIIDDGWFRGRHHDQAALGDWYLDEEKYPNGLMPVIEHVKALGMEFGIWVEPEMINPDSDLFRAHPDWVLQLPGYAQPTGRYQYVLNLNQPEAFAYLLERLSWLLGEHPVDYVKWDMNRELVQPGHEGRLAADAQTRQFYRLLDTLRQRFPHVEFESCASGGGRIDYGVLERTQRFWVSDNNDALERQTIQRGMSYFFPPEVMGQHIGHARCHATYRRHTIAFRGLTALFGHMGIELDPVKADDDELEGYRHYIQLHKTLRPLLHSGTTWRVEMPDDTVQVTGVVSNDRQHAVFQIAQLRMPDYSLAGTLRFPGLQPDARYEVTLLDGPEIKTVREGGGTMRELPPWLRQPIVVSGDWLMQAGLALPVLTPETAILVALSAVPDS from the coding sequence ATGATGCGTGATATTGTTCAATTAACCAGCGCACAGTGCGATGTCATCGTACGCTGCGCCCCAGCGGCAGAAATTCTCTACTGGGGGCCACGGCTACGTGGTTTTTCACCAGAAGATATCATTTCACTGCAACGCCCCGTCGCTAACGGTCGTCTGGATGTGGATCTTCCTCTAACGCTGGCGATGGAATACGGGCGCGGTCAGTTCGGTTCGCCGGGTATTGAGGGGCACCGTTCAGGCTATGACGCCGCGCCGATCTTCACGACGACGCAGGCTGACGTTCAGGACAATACGCTCACCATCACGGCGGAAGATGCACAGGCAGGGCTTCGCATGATCAGCGAACTGCGTCTGGATCCGCAGACCGACGTCCTGCAACTGCGTCACACGCTAGAGAATCTGCGTGCGGATGCCTGGCAAGTACAGCGCCTCGCCGTCACGCTGCCCATCCCAGAACGGGCAAGCGACGTCATGGCATTCCACGGCCGCTGGCTGCGTGAGTTTCAGGCCCATCGTCTCACGTTGCAGCACGGCGGTTTTATTCAGGAAAGCCGTCGGGGAAGAAGCTCCCACGAATATTTCCCTGCCTTTATCCTCGGCGAGTCTGCGTTCAGCGAACAGCGTGGTTCGGTATGGGGCGTGCATTTAGGCTGGAGCGGCAACCACCGTCTGCGTGCCGATATCAAAACGGATGGCCGTCGCGTCGTCCAAGCGGAAGCTCTGTATCTGCCGGGAGAAATCACGCTGGCGCAGTCGGAATCCCTCACGACGCCGTGGGTCTATGCCGCCTTCTCTGATACCGGTTTAAACGGCATGAGCCAGCGCTATCACACCTTCCTGCGCCAGTCCCTGATCCAATTCAGTGGCGATAAGCCACGCCCGGTACATCTCAATACGTGGGAAGGGATCTATTTCGATCATGACCCCGAGTACATCATGCAGATGGCGAGCAAAGCCGCCGACGTCGGCGTAGAGCGCTTCATTATCGATGACGGCTGGTTCCGTGGGCGTCACCACGACCAAGCCGCGCTCGGCGACTGGTATCTGGACGAGGAAAAATACCCTAACGGGCTGATGCCGGTGATTGAACACGTCAAAGCCTTGGGGATGGAGTTCGGCATTTGGGTCGAACCGGAGATGATCAACCCCGATTCCGACCTGTTCCGCGCCCATCCTGACTGGGTGCTGCAATTGCCCGGCTACGCACAGCCAACAGGCCGCTACCAGTACGTGCTGAATTTAAATCAGCCCGAGGCATTCGCTTACCTGCTGGAACGGCTGAGCTGGCTGCTGGGTGAGCACCCGGTCGATTATGTGAAGTGGGATATGAACCGCGAGCTGGTGCAACCCGGCCATGAAGGGCGTCTGGCAGCTGATGCGCAAACCCGACAGTTCTATCGTCTGCTCGATACCCTGCGCCAGCGCTTTCCTCATGTCGAATTTGAATCCTGCGCCTCCGGCGGCGGCCGCATCGACTACGGCGTGCTGGAGCGTACCCAGCGCTTCTGGGTATCGGATAACAACGACGCGCTGGAGCGCCAGACTATCCAGCGCGGCATGAGCTACTTCTTTCCACCAGAAGTCATGGGGCAACACATTGGGCACGCTCGCTGCCACGCCACCTATCGGCGTCATACCATCGCCTTTCGCGGTCTGACCGCTCTGTTCGGCCATATGGGTATCGAGCTGGATCCCGTGAAGGCCGATGACGACGAGCTGGAAGGCTATCGCCACTACATCCAGTTGCACAAAACGCTGCGCCCGTTGCTGCACAGCGGCACCACCTGGCGGGTCGAGATGCCGGACGATACGGTGCAGGTCACCGGCGTGGTGAGCAACGATCGGCAGCACGCCGTTTTCCAGATAGCTCAGCTGCGTATGCCGGATTATTCGCTGGCGGGGACGCTCCGCTTTCCCGGCCTACAGCCCGACGCGCGCTATGAGGTCACACTGCTGGACGGCCCGGAAATCAAAACGGTGCGTGAAGGCGGCGGCACCATGCGTGAGCTCCCGCCTTGGTTACGTCAGCCAATCGTGGTTTCCGGCGACTGGCTGATGCAGGCCGGCCTTGCCCTACCCGTCCTGACGCCGGAAACCGCCATTTTGGTCGCGCTTTCCGCGGTGCCGGACAGCTAG